The Porphyrobacter sp. LM 6 sequence ACCAGCATGACGAGCACCGCGAAGATGCGCATCACGAACATCTTCGCCAGATACAGCGTCAGCGTGCGCGAGGGGAAGAAATCGAGCTGCATGAAGACCTATTCCGCCGGGGCGGTCTCCGCTGGAGGACGGTAGGCGCGCGGCGCGCGGCGGACAAACAGCTTGCCGAGCCGCTTCGATAGCTTGGCGAAGGCCATTTCCAGCGCGCCGATCGCCTGCCCGCCGGGGACATAGGCGACGCGGTAATACATCCAAACGATCAGCGCCGCGAACAACACGAACGGCACCCACAGCGCCAACACCGGATCAATGCGACCCAGCGCGCCGACATCCTCGCCGTATTGATTGATCTTGTGATAGGCGACCACCATGATGATCGACACGAACACGCCGAGCGCGCTGGTCGATCGCTTGGGCGGGATCGCGAGCGCCACCGCCAGCAGCGGCATCAGGAACATCATCACGATTTCCACCAGCCGGAAGTGGAAACTGGCGAGGCTCGCATCGCGGGCTTGCGGCGGGCTGCGCTCGCCCCAGCCGATCTGCAGCAATTCGGGCAGGATGTATTCGCGGGTCTTGTCGCCGCGGGCGCGGAACGCCTCGATCGCGGGCAGATCGATCGGCAAGTCGTGACGGCTGAAGCTGAGCACACGCGGGGTCTGCCCCTTCATGCCCGTGTCCTGGATGATCGTGCCTTCGGTCAGGCGCAGGATGATCGTATCGGGATTGTCGCGCGTGGCGAGGAACGCGCCCTCGCGCGCGCTGATCGAGAGCACCTGTCCCTGCTTGTTCGAGACCCGGGCAAAAATGCCGATCAGTCGGCGGCCTTCATCCTCGCTCTCTTCGATACGTAGCGCCATGCGGTCGGCCAGCGTGGTGAATTCGCCGACCTTGATCGACGCTCCAAGCGCGCCCGAGCGCAGCTCGTATTCCATCTGTTCGTAGTAGTAGCGGCTGATCGGCTGGATATAGAACACCAGCGCGATATTGACTCCGACCAGCAGCAGCGTGATCGCATAGGGCATCCGCAGTAGCCGGTTGTAGGACAACCCGACTGCACGCATTGTGTCGAGCTCGGACGAGGTCGCGAGTTTTCGGAACGCGAGCAGCACGCCCAGCAGCAGCCCGAGCGGGATCGCAAGGCTGGCATATTCGGGGATCAGCGCACCGAGCATTTTGAACACCACGCCCACCGGTCCGCCTTCGACCGCGACGAAATCGAACAGCCGCAGCATCTTGTCGAGCATCAGCAGCGATGCGGCGAGCGCAAACACGCCCAGCATCGGCACGACCGTGAGCCGCAGGATATAGCGGTCGATGCTGGAGATCGGTTGCTGCACGTGAGGTCGTTTCCGTCGAATGCGCGAAGGCCCCTATGCCCTAGCGCGTCCGACCTCGCGCGTCATGCCCTCAATTGCATGGCGACCGGCGCTTACGCCTGTTCGAGCGTGCATTGCAGCGGGTGCTGGTTCTGGCGGGCGAAGTCCATCACCTGATTGACCTTGGTTTCGGCCACTTCATAGGTGAACACGCCGCATACCCCCACGCCGCGCTGGTGGACGTGCAGCATTACGCGGGTGGCCTGTTCCAGATCCATGCCGAAAAAGCGCTTCAGCACCATCACCACGAATTCCATCGGGGTGTAATCGTCGTTGAGCATCAGCACCTTGTACTGGCTCGGCTTCTTGGCCTTGGCGCGGGTTTTGGTGGCAACACCGACCTGATCCTGTCCGCCAGTGCCCTTGCCGCCGTCCTCGTCCTCTGCGCGCACGATCAGGCCGAGCGGCACAGGCAGCGCAGCGCTTTCGGCAAGCGTCGGAGAGATGCGAATGGACATGAGCCCCCATTATGGGATTCGCGCGCTGTGGTGCAAGCAATTGGTGCGAATTGTTTGGCGAGGCACGCTGCGTAAAGAAAAGGCCGGCCAGACTCGCGTCTGGCCGGCCGGCGCCTTTCGGCGCGCTCTCGTGAACCGGGTTGGGAGAGAGAGGAGAGAGGCCCGGTCCAGGAACTTGTAGCTTACGCAGCCTTGCCGAACTTCTCAGCTGCGACGCTGACGCGGTTCGAAATCGGAGCGAATGCATCGTTGTAGAGCTTCACCCAGGCTTCGGTACGCTTCGAGCCGAACGAAACCAGCGCGTCGAAGTTGCGACGGGCGAGTTCGCCCTGCAGCTGGAACAGTTCGGTCGGCGACTTCACGGCGACAACCTTCTTGGCGTCGGCGGTAACGGTTTCGATCACGGTCTTGCCGGTTTCGAGGTCGCTGCGGACGATGTCCTGGGCGCCGGCGAAGAAGATCTTGCCGCTTTCAACGACGGCGTCGACGTTCGCCTTGCCGAATTCGCCGGCTTCGCTCGCGAGCACGGTGGTCTTGGCGTAAGCGGTCTTCGCACGGGTCTGGACGTCGGCGAGCACTTCCTTGGCGGTCGCGGTGATGTCGGTCTTCTTGGCAGTGGCCATGATGGTATCCTTGAGCTTGATGACGGGATTGGTCTTGGGTGCAGCGGCGGGCTTGGCGGCCTTCGGGGCAGCCTTCTTCGCCAGCACCGGCTTCTTGACCGGAGTCTTCTTGGTCGCCGCCTTCTTGACGGTCTTGGCAGCAGCCTTCTTGACCGGGGTCGCCTTCTTGGCGGCCGGGGCCTTCTTCGGCGCTACGATCTTCTTGGCAGCCGGCACCGGCTTTGCTGCAGGAGCAGCCTTGGGCGCTTCTGCGGCCTTGGCCGATGCTTCGGCATAGGCCTTTTCAGCGGCGGCATCGATCTTGGCGACCACCGGCTTGGCTTCGACTGCTTTGGTTTCAACTTCGGACATGACGACCTCGCTTCATGTTGCACTGCACAAAATAGGCATTGCAGCTGCGAAGTCAAGCATTTTTGTGCAGCGCACAATAAATGATTAAAACGATGTTTTATATATAAAAAGCCCGACCTGTACCGACGGGCCGCCAAAGAATCGTCTAACGGGTCTTCACATATCGGCCCGGAGCATCCTCGATCACGGTGTCACCCTTGCTGCCCGGCACGCGCTTGCCTTTGGCCGGAACGCGGGCATCTGACTGGCGGTGGAGCCATTCGAGCCAGTGCGGCCACCAGCTCCCCGGATGCTCGGTCGCACCTTTGACGAAGTCCTTGAGCGAAGGTGCGGCGCTGTCGCCGACCCAATACTGGTACTTGCCCGCAGAAGGCGGGTTGACCACGCCTGCGATATGGCCCGAGCCAGCCAGCAGGAATTCCATCGGGCCGGTAAAGTGGCGGGTGATCCGCCACACGCTTTCGGCCGGTGCGATATGATCCTCGCGGCCCGCCTGGACAAAGCTGGGCGTGGCGACCCGCGTCAGGTCGATCGGTGTACCATCCGCCTCCAGCGCGTCTGGCACAACCAGCTTGTTGTCGCGATAAAGGTCCCGCAGATAGGAATTGTGCCACTTGGAGGGTAGGTTGGTGACGTCACCATTCCAGTGGAGCAGGTCGAAGGCCGGATAGTCCTCGCCCAGCAAGTAGTTGTTGACCACGTAGTTCCAGATCAGATCGCGGCCACGCAGCGCGTTGAAGGTGGCGGCGAGATAGCGCCCGTCGAGATAGCCCTGCGGCGAGAGCTGCCCGATCATCTCGAGCTGGCCTTCATCGATGAAATGCTTGAGGTCGCCGCTTTTCTCGAAATCGACCTGCGCGGTGAAGAAGGTCGCGGACTTCACCTTGTCCGCCTGGCCGCGCCGCGACAGCACGGCCAGAGTTGCAGCCAGCGTGGTGCCGGCGACGCAGTAGCCGATGGTGTGAACCGACGGCACATCGAGCCGGGCGCGAACATGGTCGATCGCCTCGATCTGGGCGCGGATGTAATCATCCCACACGATATCGGCCATCGTCTCGTCCGCGCTCTTCCAGCTGACGACAAAGACAGAGATGCCCTGATCCACCGCCCACTTGATGAAGCTCTTCTTGGGCGTGAGGTCGAGGATGTAGAACCGGTTGATCCACGGCGGGAAGATCACCAGCGGCACTTCCAGCACGTCTTCCGTCGAGGGCGAATACTGGATCAGCTGGTAGAGTGGGGTTTCGTGCACCACCTTGCCCGGGCTCGCCGCAAGGTTCTCGCCCAGACGGAAGGCGTCGGGATCGGTGTGGGTCAGCTGTCCGCGCTTCAGATCGTTGATAAGGTGCTGCATCCCGCGCACCAGATTGGCGCCCTTGGTGTCGACCGTGCGCTTCAGCACCACAGGGTTCAGGGCAAGGAAATTGTCCGGGCTCATCGCTTCGGCGAGCGCGCTTACCGCGAATTCAAGCTGCTGGCGCTTCACCGGATCGAGCCCCTCCATCCCCTTCACGCTGGTACGGAAATAGTCGGCGATCATCAGATAGGTCTGATGCAGCAGCAGGAAGGCCGGATGCTCGCGCCATGCCGGATCGGCAAAGCGCCGGTCAGACTTCGGCAGCGCGCCAGCCTCGGGTGCTTCCGACATCTTGCCGCCTGTCGCACCCGCAACCACGCTCTGCATGACCCCCGACCACAGCTGCATCTGGTCCTGCGCGAGCTTGGCCGAGGCCTCGAACAGCCCTTTGGGCATCTGGCCAAGCATGCCCTGCGAGATCGTCAGCCATTGGGCCGGATCGATCGGATTGGCGCCCTTGGCCGCCTTCTCAGCCGCTGCGGTGGCCTGATGCGTGGCGAAATCGAGCCACAACTGCTGGAGCTGCGCGCCGATTGCCGCCCATTCGCCCAGATCACCGGCATTCATGCCTTGTCCGAACACCGAATCCAGCCCCTTGCCCGACATCATGCCGCGCATCGCTTCGCCCTGCATGTCGAAGAAGCCCTTGAGACTTTCTCCCGCCGCCGCCATCGTGGCTGCCATCGGGTCGGTATCGTCTGCCATGGCCTGAACTGTCCCTTGTTCGCTGTGCTGCTTAGTAGTGCCGACAATTGCAGCTTGCCGCAATTGCCGAAAACGCCTTCCCACCGCCTGCGAACTTCGCCTAGGGAGAAAACTGCGCTGCACTGCATCAAGGCCGCGCAAGACAAGGTGATGACGACGATGAATGACCAGTTCTATCGCATGAAGCGGATGCCCCCGTATGTGATCGCGGAGGTCAATGCCATGCGTCATGCCGCCCGGCTGGCAGGGCAGGACATCATCGACCTTGGCATGGGCAACCCCGATCAGCCCCCGCCGCAGCACGTCATCGACAAGCTGTGCGAGGTTGCAGCCAAGCCTGATGCGCATGGCTATTCGCAGTCCAAGGGCATCCCGGGTCTGCGCCGTGCACAGGCGGGATATTACGCGCGCCGCTTCGGGGTCGAGCTTGATCCCGAGACCGAAGTGGTTGTCACGATGGGTTCGAAAGAGGGTCTCTCGAGCCTCGCCACCGCGATCATCGCGCCGGGCGACGTGGTGCTCGCGCCCAACCCGTCCTACCCGATCCACACCTTCGGCTTCATCATTGCGGGCGCGACGATCCGCTCGGTGCCGACCACGCCGGACGAACATTACTGGGAATCGCTCGAGCGGGCGATGAATTACACTGTCCCGCGGCCCAGCGTGCTGGTGGTCAGCTACCCCTCCAACCCCACCGCCGAAACGGTCGAGCTGCCGTTCTACGAGCGGTTGGTGGCCTGGGCGAAGGAGAATCAGGTCTGGGTCGTGAGCGATCTGGCCTATTCCGAGCTCTATTTCGACGGCAAGCCGACGCGCTCTATCATGGAAGTGCCGGGCGCGAAGGATGTCGCGATCGAATTCACCTCGATGTCGAAGACCTATTCGATGGCCGGCTGGCGCATGGGCTTTGCGGTGGGCAACCGCCAGCTCATCGCCGCGCTGACCCGGGTGAAGTCCTATCTCGATTACGGCGCCTTCACGCCGATACAGGCTGCGGCCTGCGCGGCATTGAACGGGCCGCAGGACATCATCGACACCAACCGCGAGCTTTACCACAAGCGCCGCGACGTGATGGTCGAGGCATTCGGCCGTGCGGGCTGGGAGATCCCCGCGCCGCCCGCCTCGATGTTCGCCTGGGCACCGCTGCCCCCGGCCTTGAAGTCGATGGGCAGCCTCGAATTCTCCAAGCAACTCCTGACCCAGGCGCAGGTCGCCGTGGCACCGGGCGTGGGCTACGGCGAAAACGGTGAAGGCTATGTCCGCATCGCGATGGTCGAGAACGAGCAGCGGCTTCGCCAGGCCGCCCGCAACATCAAGCGATATCTGCAGTCAGTTGGCGTCAACAGCTCGGCAGCGTGAGCGTTCACATCATCGTCGTTCGACGAACTGAAAGCATTTCTTGTCCAAAATGGAAGAAATCTCGTCCCGTTTACGCTAACTTGTCTGTAAACAGGGACTGATTGCCGAAGGAGATGCCTCATGTCGTCCGGAGCCGCACGGCGGCTGACCGACAGACAGCGCGCTGTGATGGAGCGCATCGATCGTCGCCTGCCGATCAAGGTCATCGCGTCGGAACTCGGCGTATCTGAAACCCGCATCAATCAGCATATCCGTGCGCTGAAGGACGTTTATCAGGCCGGCAGCCTTGGCGATTTGGTCGAGAACTATCGCGCCACTCTCCCGGCGGAACCGGCACCGTCTGATGCTGTGCAAGCATCGGTTGCAGATAGGCTCGGCATTGTTGCGGATGCAGATTTGCCCAAGCCCTTCAGCGAAGCTGCATACACAAATTATCAGATTAACCCCGCCGCCGATCTTGCCGATTTCGGTGGGCGGGACGACCCGGGCCGACTGGTCATGAGCGATGCGATGCCCCTGTTCGAGCAGGTGCCGTGGCTCAGACCGGGCGAGCCGCGGGTGGTCCCCGGAGTGCTCGATGGGGAACATGCTGT is a genomic window containing:
- a CDS encoding LptF/LptG family permease, with translation MQQPISSIDRYILRLTVVPMLGVFALAASLLMLDKMLRLFDFVAVEGGPVGVVFKMLGALIPEYASLAIPLGLLLGVLLAFRKLATSSELDTMRAVGLSYNRLLRMPYAITLLLVGVNIALVFYIQPISRYYYEQMEYELRSGALGASIKVGEFTTLADRMALRIEESEDEGRRLIGIFARVSNKQGQVLSISAREGAFLATRDNPDTIILRLTEGTIIQDTGMKGQTPRVLSFSRHDLPIDLPAIEAFRARGDKTREYILPELLQIGWGERSPPQARDASLASFHFRLVEIVMMFLMPLLAVALAIPPKRSTSALGVFVSIIMVVAYHKINQYGEDVGALGRIDPVLALWVPFVLFAALIVWMYYRVAYVPGGQAIGALEMAFAKLSKRLGKLFVRRAPRAYRPPAETAPAE
- the clpS gene encoding ATP-dependent Clp protease adaptor ClpS gives rise to the protein MSIRISPTLAESAALPVPLGLIVRAEDEDGGKGTGGQDQVGVATKTRAKAKKPSQYKVLMLNDDYTPMEFVVMVLKRFFGMDLEQATRVMLHVHQRGVGVCGVFTYEVAETKVNQVMDFARQNQHPLQCTLEQA
- a CDS encoding phasin family protein is translated as MSEVETKAVEAKPVVAKIDAAAEKAYAEASAKAAEAPKAAPAAKPVPAAKKIVAPKKAPAAKKATPVKKAAAKTVKKAATKKTPVKKPVLAKKAAPKAAKPAAAPKTNPVIKLKDTIMATAKKTDITATAKEVLADVQTRAKTAYAKTTVLASEAGEFGKANVDAVVESGKIFFAGAQDIVRSDLETGKTVIETVTADAKKVVAVKSPTELFQLQGELARRNFDALVSFGSKRTEAWVKLYNDAFAPISNRVSVAAEKFGKAA
- a CDS encoding PHA/PHB synthase family protein, which gives rise to MADDTDPMAATMAAAGESLKGFFDMQGEAMRGMMSGKGLDSVFGQGMNAGDLGEWAAIGAQLQQLWLDFATHQATAAAEKAAKGANPIDPAQWLTISQGMLGQMPKGLFEASAKLAQDQMQLWSGVMQSVVAGATGGKMSEAPEAGALPKSDRRFADPAWREHPAFLLLHQTYLMIADYFRTSVKGMEGLDPVKRQQLEFAVSALAEAMSPDNFLALNPVVLKRTVDTKGANLVRGMQHLINDLKRGQLTHTDPDAFRLGENLAASPGKVVHETPLYQLIQYSPSTEDVLEVPLVIFPPWINRFYILDLTPKKSFIKWAVDQGISVFVVSWKSADETMADIVWDDYIRAQIEAIDHVRARLDVPSVHTIGYCVAGTTLAATLAVLSRRGQADKVKSATFFTAQVDFEKSGDLKHFIDEGQLEMIGQLSPQGYLDGRYLAATFNALRGRDLIWNYVVNNYLLGEDYPAFDLLHWNGDVTNLPSKWHNSYLRDLYRDNKLVVPDALEADGTPIDLTRVATPSFVQAGREDHIAPAESVWRITRHFTGPMEFLLAGSGHIAGVVNPPSAGKYQYWVGDSAAPSLKDFVKGATEHPGSWWPHWLEWLHRQSDARVPAKGKRVPGSKGDTVIEDAPGRYVKTR
- a CDS encoding LL-diaminopimelate aminotransferase, which produces MNDQFYRMKRMPPYVIAEVNAMRHAARLAGQDIIDLGMGNPDQPPPQHVIDKLCEVAAKPDAHGYSQSKGIPGLRRAQAGYYARRFGVELDPETEVVVTMGSKEGLSSLATAIIAPGDVVLAPNPSYPIHTFGFIIAGATIRSVPTTPDEHYWESLERAMNYTVPRPSVLVVSYPSNPTAETVELPFYERLVAWAKENQVWVVSDLAYSELYFDGKPTRSIMEVPGAKDVAIEFTSMSKTYSMAGWRMGFAVGNRQLIAALTRVKSYLDYGAFTPIQAAACAALNGPQDIIDTNRELYHKRRDVMVEAFGRAGWEIPAPPASMFAWAPLPPALKSMGSLEFSKQLLTQAQVAVAPGVGYGENGEGYVRIAMVENEQRLRQAARNIKRYLQSVGVNSSAA